The region taacctgtctcactaccctctgtaggccgagcaattgccataccaggtagtgatgcaaccagtcaggatgctctcaatggtgcagctgtagaaacgtttgaggatctgaggacccatgccaaatcttttcagtctccgagcgggaataggttttgtcatgccctcttcacaactgtcttagtgtgcttggaccttgttagtttgttgatgtggacaccaaggaacttgaagctctcaacctgctccactacagccctgtcaatgaaaatgggggcgtgcttggtcctccttttcgtgtagtccacaatcatctccttttgtcttgatcctggcaccacacggccattctctgacctccctataggctgtctcgtcattgtcggtgatcacacctaccactgttgtcatctgcaaacttaatgatggtgttggagttgtgcctggccgtgcagtcatgagtgaacagggagtaccggGGGGGGTTCtgctaagctatatggaattgttttaagaaggccATACCAAGGATAGTTtatctatttgatttagaattttaagaccccttaaAGTATCCCCAAAAAATATTAAACAATTATTTGATTAAAAACTGTTATTAGcccaaacacattgaataacagattcgcTACATGGAACAACATTTAGTGTtgttcccccccccccaacaaattAATATAAAGGAGGTTTGTTTTGAAGTGTTTTTTTGGCCCCTTAGCACTAAACAGTCTccttatatacactacatgaccaaaagtatgtggatacctgctcgtcaaacatctcattacaaaatcatgggcattaatatggagttggtcccccctttgtgataacagcctccactcttctgggaaggctttccactagatgttggaacatttctgtggggacttgcttccatacagcgacaagagcattagtgaggtcgggcactgatgttgggcgatttaggtctgttccaattcatcccgacGGTCTtcggtggggttgaggtcagggctttgtgcaggccagtcaagttcttccacaccgatcttgacaaaccatttctgtatggacctcgctttatgtgcgggggcattgtcatgctgaaacaggaaagggccttccccaaactgttgccacaaagttggaagcacagtcGTCTATAATGTAATTCTATGCTGTAacgttaatatttcccttcactggaactaaggggcctagcccaaatcatcatgaaaaacatccccagactaTTATACCTTCaccaccaaactttatagttggcagTACGCATTCTGGCAGGTAGacttctcctggcatccgccaaaccaacACTcatctgttggactgccagatggtgaagagtgattcatctctccagagaacgcgtttccactgctccagattctaatggcggcaagctttacacagctccagctgacgcttggcattgtgcatggtgatcttaggcttgtttgCGGCGGTTTGGCcttgaaaacccatttcatgaagctcgaTGACAAATGGTTATTGTGCTGATATTGCTTTCAGAGACAGGTTAGAACTCGGTAGTGTGTTACAACCTAGGACAGACAATTTGTACGCGCATCAGCACTCGgcgatcccgttctgtgagcttgtgcgaCCTACCattttgcggctgagccgttgttgcgccaggacgtttccacttcacaataatagcacttacagttgaccggggcagctcttgcagggcagaaatttgacgaactgacttgttggaaagatggcatcctatgacggtgcaacattgaaagtcactgggctcttcagtaaggccattctactgccaatgtttgtctatggagatttaatggctgtgtgctcaattttatacacttcTCAGCACatttgtggctgaaatagctgaatccacttattattattatttattttgtttttttaagagGGGGGTGAATTTTACCCCAGTTTCTCCCcaattttcgtggtatccaattgttgactccgctgtcctggcgtcgtgagggagtttgttccactatCTAGTCTCATTTTGACTGGGCTGACATCtccctcagtggtagggaggcaggCTCGGGAGAGGCCAAGGtcgcccttgtttgggtgtaagagcctggaggtactgaggtgccgtcccCTCACAACTCCGTACCAAGccggtcttgtagcggatgcgctCCAACCcaacatacgtgtgtgtgtgtgtgtgtgtatatatgtgtgtgtatatatattatacatacatacagtggggcaaaaaagtatttattcagccaccaattgtgcaagttctcccacttaaaaagatgagaggcctgtaattttcatcataggtacacttcaactatgacagacaaaatgagagagaaaaaatccagaaaatcaaatatgatttttaatgaatttatttgcaaattatggtggaaaataagtattttgtcacctataaacaaacaagatttctggctctcatagacctgtaacttcttctttaagaggctcctctgtcctccactcgttacctgtattaatggcacctgtttgaacttgttatcatcagtataaaagacacctgtccacaatctcaaacagtcacactccaaactccactatggccaagaccaaagagctgtcaaaggacaccagaagcAAAATTGTGTATATATGTGCATGTGtatatatgtgcgtgtgtgtgtatatatgtgcgtgtgtgtgtatatatgtgtgtgtgtgtgcttccatttttatttttttattaacctGGTACCGCGGGACCTTCGGACGAGTCTTGCGAGACAACTGGCATGTACATGTTTGAGAGTCCCATCTTTGCACAGTGTTTAACCCATACTGTTTGGATGCTATAGACAGAAgttgacaaatcaactgtacctacttcagacgagtcccaagactcttgtgggggtcgtagagaaAAACGGAGAATACGATCGTGTTCGTGAGCGTCTCATCTTTCATAGTTTATAGGCCAAACCATTTGATCACTATAgccgattttgtgagaagacagaTCTTCGGGATGTCTCacagctctagctctgtcacctttcactgctGATGCGGAAGTGCGACATAGGCGGATGCGTTGGAATGGGTCACAtcccatgtaaaaaaaaacaacagcatatctctagcttaaactgactgatttttttgtattatgctaattacATTTCCTCAGCGGCGCGGACATCGACCTTAGGTGGCTTaagcgcaaatattgatataatatttAAATAAACTTGTAGTCACGCGATGATATGGTTTGTGGTCCTATGACTCGAAAACCaagcagtttattaggctacagatgaaagaAGTTATTATGAACTTATGAAAACACAAAAATCATTCATGTACTGCGTTGTGCTCCAAATCATTGTGTAAAGTCTGCCTAACCTCTTAGTCCCATGCAGTTGACTGTAATACAGCAGGTGGCATATCCTAACACATGTTGGTGGAGTGGATGTTATACTAATTTTAACTAACCTAGAGACTTCTCCCAGACTTATTTCACAGCCTCCGTCAGCCCATCTTCCCCCCTGCTTCCCTCACTGCCTCATCCGTCACTCCTCTACCCAGCAGCAGCTCTCAATCCCAGGTAAAACCCTAGACCCAGTCACTGTGAACCTCAGCCCTAACATACCCCCAGACCTAACACACTCCTGCCTTTTATTCTTAGATGTTTTCACATAATTTGACTAACTGATAACATTATAAATGTGCTTTCTTTTCTCCTGTCCTTGTGACTTGACAGGGCCAGCTTCTCTCTTCCATGCACCTCTCAGCTGACCTACCGTCCATCAGTCATGACCACAGACtcgtctccccagtctccccagccCCCCTGCCTATCTCCTCCCTCATGGCCAATCAAACCAGTGGGACCGATGAAGGTTCCTCCTATGTACAGAACTACATGCCTCTATTCACTGCGCCAGTGCCCCCCAGTGGTCAGGCTGGAGGCTCCTCCCTCATgcaaccctcagcccatcccacgaTGCCACACACCCAGCCCTGCCAAGGTTCTGTCACAGCAACATCAGTAGCCCCCCCACCCCTGGACGATGCTACAAGCCTGGACGGTTCCCCACCCCCATCTGTCATCACACACACCGCCTCCTCCATTGTTACACCCAGTGAGGCTGCCACCACCTTCAGTCAGGGTTCTGAGCTCAGCTCCTTAACCCagactcctccaccaccaccaccccccctcCAGCCCCTGGCACCCTCACCTGCCATTCCCCTCCAACACCCCCAGACTTTCGCCCTGCCCAGACCCATCCAGCCTTCTTGCTCCAGCAAAAAGACATGCCATGTGCAAAGGATAGTTCCTGCCAaccccatcccctcatctcacCTCATCCTTACAAGTGAGTTAATCACGTCCCAAACTATTTCATTATTGATGGATGAGAATGGTGTATTGATTTTAATATTGAATGTAATATTGGTTTAATGCATGCCTAGCAGGTGCTACTCCCAAAACACTACCAGTTATTGAAGTGGGGGATTACTGCTTCACTAGAGAGCGATCTCATATTATGATCACACCACAAGGTGGCAATACTGTTTGTCATTTTTATAGTCAGTCACTATTGTAATGAAAAACTGAATGAAACCTAGTCAATATTTGCAAGCAATTGAGCCCAAATGATCCTAGCAAAGATCATCGATGACATCCAAGCTCAATATTAGAGATGAAATAAATGAGAAAAAATCAGCATTTATTCTGTGACGGTTGTAATGTCAAATATTTTGCTGTCTCAGCCCCCTTCCCAGTGCATACCAGTGCAGTGATTGTTACTCCAACTCCCCTGAAAGCAGACGTGGTTCCCTCAACTGGCGTGGTCATCGCCTCCTCAAGCCTATCAAGGGTAAGACCGTGTCTGCTCTGAAGGGCATGCCTTACTTTACACTGAACCCAGTTTTATGTTAGTTCGTTTTCATTTAATTTGTGTTTTATTtcttcccatccctctctctcaggctCCTGGATTTCATATCCTTCCACAGACTCCGAAGTCGCCCCAGCTCATTATCAATAAAGAGGACTGTACTGGTGAGTGACATACGCCAAGCCCTTACTTTTTCTGTTGTATGTACACTAACCTCAGTCAAGTGTCAGAGGGTACGTTCCTCCTGTCTAAGCTATCGATCTAATAACTTTACATGCCATACAGGATGTGGCATGGTAACACATTCATACACATTGTTTTGGAATGTTTAGAGCACTTCTGCTTTCCATAACATTATTGATTTGTCTTAGTGAGTTGGTGCTCACTGGTATAGCAGTCTTTGTGATGGTTTCTGGCAACTCTGGATCATCTGTCTCTCGCAGGGCATGAGGAGCGTGGCTCAGGTCAGGGGTCACCGTGTGGGTCAGAGCAGGTCTCCAGTCCTAAGTCTCccctcagcagcagcagcacagccctCTCTAAGAACGAGTCCAACCAGGTATCATCAGCCCACATgcctatctgcttctctctctgtgtgtttctttgACTGTGTATAATTTCAGCTTTTTCAAGCAGGTCCGGTGCTGAGGGTGCCTGCTGTAGAAGCATTGTGGACACTGATCATTGTGATGATACttgtctctcctccctatctGTTCCAGAGCCGTAGGGTGACCCACATCACTGCTGAACAGAAGAGGCGCTTTAACATCAACATTGGCTTCAAAACACTGAGCAGCCTGGTTCCTACTCTCAAGTCCCAGTCCAATGTAAAGCCATTATGTCTGTCATCCGTCTTCTGAGTCATCATACTCATATCTTCCAAATCTAGCTTTTGATGGCTTTTATTTAAAGTTCAGTTCAGAAGCATTGTATATGCTTATCCTGTTATTTTCAGGTGCAGGGTACAAATAGTAAAGTAATGAAAGAAAGATGGATACCATCACACTGTTGAATGTTCCAACATGCAACCCAAAGCTTTTATTTAAactattaaaaatatatatttttacatgacCTTCCCAATATCGCCACCCATTCTTGTTGTGTTTAATACCAGATCAGTAATGCTGGCACGCTGCAGAAGACCGTTGACTACATTGCGAAGCTGCAGCAGGAGAGGCAGCAAATGCAGGAAGAGACCAAGAGGCTACGGGAGGAGATTGAGGAGATCAATGCCTCCATAAAGTACGCACTGCCTCACTGTTATCTGTTATTACTCTCCTCTGAGGAGACGAGTTCATGAAACATTTTCATTATTGGTACACAGTCACATGTAGGGTGTCCAATCAAAAATGCATCTTTTAACCAATGGGAAAAATATGTTAATTGTATATATAGTCCTCTAAGAAAACCAATGGTCCAAACCCCACGTCTCTTATTGTAATCCATTCAAAAGTTATCGGAGTGTGTACCCTTGCAGGGTGGCCAGAATTAGGGTGAATAAATTAATGGAGGCCAGAGAAAAATAGTGGTAAAAAAATGTGAAAATTGCATAGCATGCATGAATTAAACCTGGCAAGCTACTTTCCCATTGAGCTCATCTTCTCGAATCTGCAGGACATAAAACAATATAGAGGAAAAATTGATATTGATTTTGACGTAGTATTTTCATATTTTAGGATAAGCTTTTCATATTTATTCTAAATTCTTGTTATTTCTCAAAGATTTCTCACAAAACAAGTGTCTCTGTGAAATGTCAACGGAGCACTGAACGTATAGcaagtttatttatttttcaaagtCTTTTATATTTAATTTAGCTCGTGTCAATGCTAATTTAGTTTTTTTCGACCTGTGGAAACAACTTTGAAGAACGGCCACAAAATGTAAAATCCTCACGTTGTTCAGAGAAACCTGCACAGCTTTGTCAAGAGGTCATGGTTTGTTTTTGGATGTATTGGGTTGCAAAATCTGCCTTTTTGGATATACTGTTAATGATATGCTAAAGACCCCACTGAATGATTCAGAACATGAATAATACTTTTTGTctctgtaaaatatattttataacatAAGGAAGTAAAATTTCATCACCAAAGTGCATCTGGGCAGAGTGAGTGTACACCCTACCATATGTGATGATACCATGTGTCAGTATACATTACATAGTAATCTGATCTGTATGTTATTGCTGTGCCACAGTGTGTGTCAGGAGCAGCTGCCTGCTACTGGAGTGCCTATCACACGCCACCGCTTCGACCA is a window of Oncorhynchus keta strain PuntledgeMale-10-30-2019 chromosome 25, Oket_V2, whole genome shotgun sequence DNA encoding:
- the mlxip gene encoding MLX-interacting protein isoform X3 — its product is MATTSELKQYRRSTVSVKQEQDDDSDTEESNLGIKKSDGRESQIIHSGHFMVSSPHIEHPPKKGYDFDTVNKQTCRTYHFGKTSTSHLSIDASLTKLFECMTLAYSGKLVSPKWKNFKGLKLLWRDKIRLNNAIWRAWYMQYVEKRDNPVCHFVTPLDGTMDIEDHRPAEAIATEGKYWKRRIEIVIREYHKWRTYFKKRLQKHKDDDLSSLLKDEEMAVRRVARKSRESPVPMEMDPLFDMDVLMSEFSDTLFSTLASHQPMAWPNPREIAHAGNADMIQPGLIPLQPNLDFMDSFEPLQDLFHSLRQPIFPPASLTASSVTPLPSSSSQSQGQLLSSMHLSADLPSISHDHRLVSPVSPAPLPISSLMANQTSGTDEGSSYVQNYMPLFTAPVPPSGQAGGSSLMQPSAHPTMPHTQPCQGSVTATSVAPPPLDDATSLDGSPPPSVITHTASSIVTPSEAATTFSQGSELSSLTQTPPPPPPPLQPLAPSPAIPLQHPQTFALPRPIQPSCSSKKTCHVQRIVPANPIPSSHLILTTPFPVHTSAVIVTPTPLKADVVPSTGVVIASSSLSRAPGFHILPQTPKSPQLIINKEDCTGHEERGSGQGSPCGSEQVSSPKSPLSSSSTALSKNESNQSRRVTHITAEQKRRFNINIGFKTLSSLVPTLKSQSNISNAGTLQKTVDYIAKLQQERQQMQEETKRLREEIEEINASINVCQEQLPATGVPITRHRFDHMREKFDEYVKSRTLQNWKFWIFSIIIKPLFESFNGTVSTTSKGELCETTLQWLDCHCSLPVLRPMVLSTLRQLSTSTSVLTDPNLLPDEATQAVTNVHRHSADS
- the mlxip gene encoding MLX-interacting protein isoform X1, encoding MATTSELKQYRRSTVSVKQEQDDDSDTEESNLGIKKSDGRESQIIHSGHFMVSSPHIEHPPKKGYDFDTVNKQTCRTYHFGKTSTSHLSIDASLTKLFECMTLAYSGKLVSPKWKNFKGLKLLWRDKIRLNNAIWRAWYMQYVEKRDNPVCHFVTPLDGTMDIEDHRPAEAIATEGKYWKRRIEIVIREYHKWRTYFKKRLQKHKDDDLSSLLKGPEEQFLLFGEIFPDTFRVSLCQDEEMAVRRVARKSRESPVPMEMDPLFDMDVLMSEFSDTLFSTLASHQPMAWPNPREIAHAGNADMIQPGLIPLQPNLDFMDSFEPLQDLFHSLRQPIFPPASLTASSVTPLPSSSSQSQGQLLSSMHLSADLPSISHDHRLVSPVSPAPLPISSLMANQTSGTDEGSSYVQNYMPLFTAPVPPSGQAGGSSLMQPSAHPTMPHTQPCQGSVTATSVAPPPLDDATSLDGSPPPSVITHTASSIVTPSEAATTFSQGSELSSLTQTPPPPPPPLQPLAPSPAIPLQHPQTFALPRPIQPSCSSKKTCHVQRIVPANPIPSSHLILTTPFPVHTSAVIVTPTPLKADVVPSTGVVIASSSLSRAPGFHILPQTPKSPQLIINKEDCTGHEERGSGQGSPCGSEQVSSPKSPLSSSSTALSKNESNQSRRVTHITAEQKRRFNINIGFKTLSSLVPTLKSQSNISNAGTLQKTVDYIAKLQQERQQMQEETKRLREEIEEINASINVCQEQLPATGVPITRHRFDHMREKFDEYVKSRTLQNWKFWIFSIIIKPLFESFNGTVSTTSKGELCETTLQWLDCHCSLPVLRPMVLSTLRQLSTSTSVLTDPNLLPDEATQAVTNVHRHSADS
- the mlxip gene encoding MLX-interacting protein isoform X4, with protein sequence MATTSELKQYRRSTVSVKQEQDDDSDTEESNLGIKKSDGRESQIIHSGHFMVSSPHIEHPPKKGYDFDTVNKQTCRTYHFGKTSTSHLSIDASLTKLFECMTLAYSGKLVSPKWKNFKGLKLLWRDKIRLNNAIWRAWYMQYVEKRDNPVCHFVTPLDGTMDIEDHRPAEAIATEGKYWKRRIEIVIREYHKWRTYFKKRKHKDDDLSSLLKDEEMAVRRVARKSRESPVPMEMDPLFDMDVLMSEFSDTLFSTLASHQPMAWPNPREIAHAGNADMIQPGLIPLQPNLDFMDSFEPLQDLFHSLRQPIFPPASLTASSVTPLPSSSSQSQGQLLSSMHLSADLPSISHDHRLVSPVSPAPLPISSLMANQTSGTDEGSSYVQNYMPLFTAPVPPSGQAGGSSLMQPSAHPTMPHTQPCQGSVTATSVAPPPLDDATSLDGSPPPSVITHTASSIVTPSEAATTFSQGSELSSLTQTPPPPPPPLQPLAPSPAIPLQHPQTFALPRPIQPSCSSKKTCHVQRIVPANPIPSSHLILTTPFPVHTSAVIVTPTPLKADVVPSTGVVIASSSLSRAPGFHILPQTPKSPQLIINKEDCTGHEERGSGQGSPCGSEQVSSPKSPLSSSSTALSKNESNQSRRVTHITAEQKRRFNINIGFKTLSSLVPTLKSQSNISNAGTLQKTVDYIAKLQQERQQMQEETKRLREEIEEINASINVCQEQLPATGVPITRHRFDHMREKFDEYVKSRTLQNWKFWIFSIIIKPLFESFNGTVSTTSKGELCETTLQWLDCHCSLPVLRPMVLSTLRQLSTSTSVLTDPNLLPDEATQAVTNVHRHSADS
- the mlxip gene encoding MLX-interacting protein isoform X2 encodes the protein MATTSELKQYRRSTVSVKQEQDDDSDTEESNLGIKKSDGRESQIIHSGHFMVSSPHIEHPPKKGYDFDTVNKQTCRTYHFGKTSTSHLSIDASLTKLFECMTLAYSGKLVSPKWKNFKGLKLLWRDKIRLNNAIWRAWYMQYVEKRDNPVCHFVTPLDGTMDIEDHRPAEAIATEGKYWKRRIEIVIREYHKWRTYFKKRKHKDDDLSSLLKGPEEQFLLFGEIFPDTFRVSLCQDEEMAVRRVARKSRESPVPMEMDPLFDMDVLMSEFSDTLFSTLASHQPMAWPNPREIAHAGNADMIQPGLIPLQPNLDFMDSFEPLQDLFHSLRQPIFPPASLTASSVTPLPSSSSQSQGQLLSSMHLSADLPSISHDHRLVSPVSPAPLPISSLMANQTSGTDEGSSYVQNYMPLFTAPVPPSGQAGGSSLMQPSAHPTMPHTQPCQGSVTATSVAPPPLDDATSLDGSPPPSVITHTASSIVTPSEAATTFSQGSELSSLTQTPPPPPPPLQPLAPSPAIPLQHPQTFALPRPIQPSCSSKKTCHVQRIVPANPIPSSHLILTTPFPVHTSAVIVTPTPLKADVVPSTGVVIASSSLSRAPGFHILPQTPKSPQLIINKEDCTGHEERGSGQGSPCGSEQVSSPKSPLSSSSTALSKNESNQSRRVTHITAEQKRRFNINIGFKTLSSLVPTLKSQSNISNAGTLQKTVDYIAKLQQERQQMQEETKRLREEIEEINASINVCQEQLPATGVPITRHRFDHMREKFDEYVKSRTLQNWKFWIFSIIIKPLFESFNGTVSTTSKGELCETTLQWLDCHCSLPVLRPMVLSTLRQLSTSTSVLTDPNLLPDEATQAVTNVHRHSADS